In the genome of Pseudorasbora parva isolate DD20220531a chromosome 10, ASM2467924v1, whole genome shotgun sequence, one region contains:
- the egr2a gene encoding E3 SUMO-protein ligase EGR2a — protein sequence MTATASTRDKINASLNDLMRCLPSHVYSLDDIPSSMPTGFPDVCSDQFSEASGGCLSSDSFGVEKRGLDLTDPSRFSPHSGPFSYTGRISIEAQGSWNQEGIINFVSAGVQDRPPSSGSFSTGSPASHTPDCSKIGQTLPNMEHIYTGPPPYTCNADGYQDPSVYLSTTTCPITYATPSYSAPKSTIDGALFSIIPDYGGFYQTSNSQRDNMTAFQDIKPFSCSLESIRVPPPLTPLNTIRNFTLACPVDGSRPPIDGTHPQNVPLRPILRPRKYPNRPCKTPVHERPYPCPAEGCDRRFSRSDELTRHVRIHTGHKPFQCRICMRSFSRSDHLTTHIRTHTGEKPFSCEFCGRKFARSDERRRHTKIHQRQKDKKGHHSSSADATAM from the exons ATGACAGCAACAGCCAGCACCAGGGATAAAATTAACGCGTCGCTAAATGATTTAATGCGCTGTCTGCCATCGCACGTCTACTCTCTGGATGATATTCCCTCATCAATGCCGACGGGGTTCCCTGATGTGTGTTCTGACCAGTTCAGTGAGGCGTCGGGAG GTTGCTTGAGCTCCGACAGCTTCGGCGTGGAAAAGCGTGGCCTTGATCTGACAGACCCGAGCAGGTTTTCTCCACACAGTGGCCCTTTCTCCTACACAGGGAGAATTTCCATCGAGGCGCAAGGAAGTTGGAATCAAGAGGGAATAATTAACTTTGTTAGTGCAGGAGTGCAAGATAGGCCACCTTCCTCTGGATCATTCTCCACGGGCTCTCCCGCATCTCACACTCCAGACTGCTCCAAAATAGGCCAAACTCTTCCCAACATGGAGCATATATACACAGGCCCGCCCCCCTACACCTGTAATGCCGATGGATACCAGGACCCCTCGGTCTACCTATCGACCACTACGTGCCCCATAACATACGCCACTCCGTCATACTCAGCCCCCAAGTCAACCATAGACGGTGCGCTTTTCTCCATCATTCCCGACTATGGAGGTTTCTATCAAACCAGCAACAGCCAAAGGGACAACATGACAGCATTCCAGGACATTAAGCCATTTTCGTGCTCTTTGGAGTCTATTAGAGTACCACCACCCCTGACTCCCTTGAACACCATAAGAAATTTTACTCTGGCGTGTCCGGTGGACGGGTCAAGGCCGCCTATAGACGGCACCCATCCGCAAAACGTCCCACTCAGGCCAATACTGCGGCCACGGAAATACCCGAACCGACCGTGTAAGACGCCGGTCCATGAGCGGCCGTATCCCTGTCCGGCTGAGGGATGCGACCGGAGGTTTTCGCGCTCGGATGAGCTTACGCGCCACGTCCGCATCCACACCGGACACAAGCCGTTCCAGTGCCGCATCTGCATGCGCAGCTTCAGCCGGAGCGACCACCTCACGACTCACATCCGCACACACACGGGCGAGAAGCCCTTCTCCTGTGAGTTCTGCGGCAGAAAGTTTGCGAGGAGCGACGAGCGAAGGAGGCACACAAAAATCCACCAGAGACAGAAAGATAAAAAGGGCCATCACAGCTCGAGCGCAGATGCCACAGCGATGTGA